In Cryptomeria japonica chromosome 1, Sugi_1.0, whole genome shotgun sequence, the sequence TCTGACCTCCTTCCCTTCTCTTAGGAGACTTCAAGGTTGTGCTATTACTTTCTTTGGTCATCAGGTTAACAATTATCTTTCCGCAAAGACTTGGAAGGATATTTCAGCCTATTGTCACGACCACCCCACCTTCTACCCTTTGCCCAAGAGCTACAAAATATGCTCGGTCAAGTTAGGCTACTTCTTTTCCCCCAAGAGGATAAATTCATATGGAGATGGAGCCCAAGTAGGGAATTTTCAATTAAAATCACTTATCACAACCTTCTTAGGGATAACAGTGCCTCTGATTGGTGGAATAAAGTTTGGAACCCCCACCTCATCCCTAAAATCAACTTATTTTCTAGTGGACTACCCTTCATAACAAAATCCTCACCCAAGACAACCTCTCCAAAAGAGGCTTCTAGTTTTCTAATAGATGTGTCATGTGCaagttggatgaagaaaatgttcctCACTTACTCCTGCATTGTACTTTTTCTAGATCCCTTTGGGAGATGGTTTCTCAGAGGTTTAATCTTAACTGGACTGTGAATGTGGATTTGACCCACCTGTTGCAAGAATGAGGGGTTCAACTTCTAATCCCCTGATTTGACAACTTTGGAGGTTCATACCACCACACCTATGTTGGttcatttggaaggaaaggaatacaAGGATCTTCCACAATGTTGAAACCCTTGTAGAGATGGTTTTTAGTTCTTTCCTCAAGCTCCTTTTGGAAAATATCTCTGTTACTATTGTTAACCCCCCCCCTCCCAACCTCGCCTCTGTTAGTGACATTGAGGTAGCTCTTCAATGGAACCTTTGGGGCTCTTTTGCATCTTTTGATTACTCCAAGTGTTTGCTCAAAATGAATACCAAGTGGTCTCCACCATCCCCCGACTACTTCAAGCTAAACTTTGACGGTGTTGCCAGACACTCCATTGGGGTTATAAGCGAGTGGAGAAATTTTAAGATATCACTCTAAAGAGCTTGTGGCTGCTTATATAGGTAATTTGAATGTTGTTCTAGTAAGTAGGTTGAAGGTATGGCCCTTCCTTGGGGTCTTCGAATCGCTCTCTATTGAAATTCGTGTTATTGATATTGAGGGGGATTCCAAACTCATTGTTGACATTGTCAAAGGGATGAACATAATCAACTAGTCGATTGAtagcattattatatatattatctaGTTAATCTTAGGTTTTGATTCCTTCTCTATAGGTCATGTTTTTAGGGAAGGTAACAGAGTTGTTGATGCCTTGGTGGCGCTTGGCCTTCCTGGCCAAGGACTAAGATGCTAGAGGAATTTGAATTCCTTAACAATCAACATCAGACTACTCCTCCAAGGAGAGTATAACACTCAGATCCCCCGTGGATATCCACCTCTCTCACTTTACTTGTCCTCCTCATTTGGCTCGTGGGTGtttttgaaagagggatttttcaaatttgaatttcctcGACTTGGTGTCGACTGGCAAAAATGGTCATATGGTTTGGAATGCCAACTGAGCTTCAATGTGTGGTGACCTCCTCACCATTATCACTTGGTATTGCATCCTTGTGTTTCTTTTAATAATGCAGTTTACGTGGGTTGGAGCACATGTGACACCTTTGGAAACTCATGCACTCATGGAAAGAAAAGAGATTGGATGAACACATGGGTGTCTCATTAATTATTATTCCTTATGCCCTGATTACAAGGTGAAGTCATTAATTCTTATTGTCATTTCGCAAGGCTGGAGTTACCCTTCACACACGTTTCTTTGTCCGAAGGATAATCTGTACAATAATTTCACTGTTGGCTCATATGATTTCCataatttttacatttttgttAAAGCTAATCTTATTTTATAAGGTAGTGTTTTTTGGCTATTTTTCATGCTAAATGGTTTATGTCAAGAATTTAGGAGAGTGATTTAGTTGTTAATTCCTATGATTCTACCATGGGAGGGGATAGAGTTCTCTTTGAGCCAGATAAACTTGACTATCTCAAGAAAGAACTAGTGGTTTGGAACTACTACATTGAAGGTGGGGTGGCAAAGTTCATGAAAAACCTACATGGACATGATGAACGAATCTCTATTCAACTTGCCATTTCCTGGAATAATTGTAGAGTTGTTGTTGGTGGAATCTCCTTTGAGGTTTCTGAAGAATTTATTGCTCGTGTGGCTGACCTTTctgagtaggagttgttgaaacatcgagttttttcattttattttttgggtaattagacccaaagtggtataaaatatacatttagtagacaattccaattagaaaagttgtggcccatgtataagatagctataatgcatctctatagaccatatgtttgactaaaaatattttttagttagaatcactcaaattcacttgtgttgataagttggcttgAAATGTGACATAGATTTGTGCTTTTATCCAAACTAACAAGACACATATGATCCATCACATCAAATTTCTAAGAAAGTATTGCCTTCCCTTCCAATTTCCTTTGTCACTAGGGTAATGGAATTTGAAggaaatttaatataaaaatagtGCAAGTAAAGAATTTTAAAGTTAATATTGAGATAAAGAATTATGATGTCCTATATAGAATTTATGTTGAATCATCTATCTAATAAATAGAATTACATTTATTTAATCTTCATAATGAATAAAATTTCATAAAGAATTACAATTTTCTTCCAAGAGATTGTAAAATATTTCATAGTCTCGTAATACACGGTTTTCTTAAATACACAATATTCTTTTGATTCTAGTTTATTACTTATAATTTAACAAATAAACTAATCCATTCAAATAAGTGTTCCAACTCTGAAGATGATGAGAACATGTCAACCCAAAGAAAAGAGTAACATATAGCATCGAGTCTTATCACGTTGCAATTTTAATTCATTTTACCGTTTATAAATCTGTTTAGAAATATTTCTTATTATACCCTTCCCTATATTTATCTTTCCCTATCTATATATCACTTTAGTAGAGTATAcaataactctctctctctctctctctctctctctctctctctctctctctctctctctctctctctctctctctctctctctctctctctctctctctctctctctcctcatctctgtttccctctccttctctcaatatcactttccttttctatgtccatctctatctctatctccttaccattCTTTCTTGCAGCTCCTTGCGCTTTCCTCCTCTAtccctccctctttctatccctatctctctctccctctctctattacttgtctctacCAATTTGTTGTTTGACCTTCTCTACAACAACAAAAATTAATGGCACCTCATTGGTTCTCTATTGGTCTTTCAAAAATGTTAAGTGAATGTCTTTACAATTGAGCCATATATTGCAAagtttgctttacttcttcaaacatacaacaatatattAATCCTAAATTTATGTGGACTGAGAAATCTTCTAACAAGGATAAATTTAAGGGTAAGTTGGGACTTTCAACTACAAATGATGTTGTGCATTTTATTACAATTGCATTTTTATTTATATACAGAAGACAATCGAgagaaaatatttaaaagaaaaaagaaaaaatttatacCATCCAAATCAAGTGACTGGAaggtaaaaataataattttatcatGTACATAAGAAGATAGAAAGTGTGGAAGGTAAACTCTGAAGATAATTTACCTATGTGACAAAATATTTCAATTAGGATGTCAATTCTATGAAATAACCAATAGATGAgatatttaaaaaattgaattaccTTTATATTATGtaggttttaatttttttaattaatccatgtattattaataaattttaaattcaatcaagaaaataatatcaTAATTATAAGATTATTCTGAACCATCTTTATATTTTCTTGTTTTGCATTTTATAATTTAGATTTTCTTAGATATTAATTATCATAGTTGTCTTTTATATTCAAAATGTATACACTCAAACTTTCAAGAGAGTTGAATGCACCCTCATTGTACTCATGTTATATAACATCATGGGTAGTAATAGACAAAAAAAATTGGAGCAATTGTATTCAAATTAGATGGCTCAATCAACGATGATAAAGTAAGATCAATTGTCTATTGATGGAGAATTACAATACAAAAATATCCTAAAACAATGCAATTCAATTGAATTCATTCTCATTGTACATATTATTTGACAACATAGATAGATATTCGATAAATATTTGAAAGGCGCATTCAAACAAGATAGCCTAATCAATGATAATAAAGCAATGTCATTTTTATCCATTTATGAAGTATTACAATACAAAATAGGGTAtaatatactctctctctctctctcatctacaTTTCTTTTCCCCTCTCCTTTCTCTCCCCCTCATTCCcccctctttgtctctccctcttatCTACGTATCTCTCCATTTCTATCCATCTCCCTATCCATCCCCGAGCTTtatccctcctcatctctctctctctctctctctctctctctctctctctctctctctctctctctctctctcttcccatatatctctatctctccctctttcctccctctctccttccccttATTTATATCCTTCTCTATATTTTTATCTCATCACTTTATCTCTCCTCATATATAcctttctctatctcttcctctccttATTCCTTCATATCTTTATCTCTTCTTATCTCACTATATTTATCTCTCCCTCCAACTGTCTCTCTATATTTttatccctcttcctctctcccttccTATTTCTAGACTTgtctccctctctacctatctctatgTATCACtaactatatatttatattttaatctatgtctttcattctttccctctctatctctatcttcttaCCCCCTCTATCCCTACCTCTCATATATTCAAAGGTTTTGTTATAGTCATGTTTGGATCCCTAATGTGGATGGATAGTTTATTTAAACCTATCACTtgtccattgagacctttgttgcacaacaCTATCATTTATTAAGTGACCTAGCAATCAACCTCATCAATGTTACAAATGTATGCAACTAATATACCATACCAAATTtgttcctaattgaccttccacaactCTTTGGTGTACCCATtgtacaccaaggtgcaattgctagtaaatAAGATTCCATGATGGAAGTGAATTCCTTATGTATATAGACTCGCATCTTTTTAAGCTTGACACTTGCAATCCAATGTTAGTCATTGCATATGGatatttaaatgtattttgtaaatgAGCAACAATAATATTGATTCGTTTGGAGTCTTTTAAATTTTGAACAAATAAAGTAAGTGTATTATAATTGTTTTCATTAATAACATTAATAACATTTTTACATTGGCCGCACATATATATGGAGGATGGAAGAAAGTCTAAGGATGGGCAAACTGTTGTTGAAGGTGGGGAGAAGGAGGAGGTGGAGCAGTGTGCGGGTTGTAATGCCATCTCTGAGGACCTGGATGGAGTGTGCGGGTTGTAATGCCATCTCTGAGGACCTGGATGGAGTGAAGAAGAAGCAGGAGAATCTCGAGTCCCATGTTGACAAAATTGGGAAATTCGCCATAAAGGTAATGCACTCCTCGGCTACTACCATGAGCCTGTTGCATCAGGAGAAATTGGATCTGTTTGAGCTCCTTGCTGAAGATTGGACTAGGCACATGCTCTCATAGCACTTGGGAGCTAGAAAACATGTTTACAATATGTTGTGTATCTTCGATTTAAAGAGCTATTTGGATGAGATTGGTTTCAATCTTGGGTTATCCAATAGCCAtaggtggtttttgtttttgatgtttaAGGTAGGGATTCGCTGACTGTTGTTTGTCTGAtgtaaatttataattatattatgatTGTGGACACTCTCCATTATCTCAAATTACTGTccactatgtgacacttgtttAAGTGTTTATAGTGATTGTTCTGGTTTTGGTTAAGTGTTTATACTGACTGTTCTGGTTTTTTATGGCTAATAGCACTTGTTCTGATTTTATACTTTATTAAAGAGAATTTTTCCTTTTTATCTCAACAACGACTGTTAACGATATTTGTTGACTAATTTTTGGACGGCGTGCAAGAACGTTTTCACCAAGTTAATATTTAGCCAGTAACATTTTAAAATATGCCTTTATTTCTCAGCCACAaatatccaaaccctaaccatagtTAAAGTTGATACAACTCTTTAAGTGTAATTGCGAATCCGTAATCTGATTCACCAAGGCAATATGCAGACCACTCTTTCAGAATCAATAAAGCTGGCAATCGTATTACTCTTAAAACCAAACTAAAAATAGGCATCTCTGTTTCAAACCTAATTCCTATTCTTGAAAATTTACAGATAAAACTACACAACAACCACAAGAAAAAGATGAGATCTATAAAATAAAGCCGAACTTCTTTCTGCATTGATCTCGTTTGGTACATTACAAACTTACACAATCATTCCCCAAATTTAGTCCTCATCACAGATTTGCATGAGAGGAAAACTTGTACAATACAAACAATATACACAATCAAATCTCCCAATATTAAaccaaaattttcaattttgtgtTACCAAAATCATTATCAGCAATTGCGTTGAAATTGTGCAAGAAGAGCTTGCATTTGCGCCAATTCCTGCTTCAAAGCATTGATTTGATGATTGTAATTCCGCGCCTGAAGAACAGAGTCTGCCTCCAGCTCTCCAAGCTGTGAACAGAGGCGCTCCTCTGCTTCTTCCGTCTTTaacaatctcatcctcatcttctccAAATCCGCCATTAATTCCGCTTCGTACCTTTGGCTCTCCTCCAGCTTTCTTTGCAGCTTCATATTCTCAGACCTCAGGGCCTCTATTTCTGACCGCTCTATCGCTGCATTTAAATCATCCTTTGCGCTCTTCTTCTTGTATGGCGATGGCGTCACAATGGAAGGCTGAGAGAAGGCAAGAGCAGGAGCCATTTATGAGTTTCCTCTTCGCAAATACAAAACTGAGCCCAAGCTTACTGTAAGCGATGAAAGGAGGCAATGGATATAAATATATCTCATTATCAACGAATAAACGtctacatacaatgaatatagtTAAAATGTTAAAAAACGTCTACATACAATGAATGGAGTTTTGTGGATTATTCTAGATGCTATTGGCATATTCCATTTTGTCCTTTTCGCTACAAACTCTTTCACATGGGACGTCAATTTGACGGTTTGTCTTTTCCATAGCAATTTTTCCCCTTGGTTTTATAGTTTTCATTATTGATACTTGCCCTAGGTTTTATAATCTTCATTATTATTTGTTCTTAAACTATACTAttgcaatgaattttttttttaatagttactttaatttttttttatttacataatttttaAAGTTTATAAATTATGAAAACTATTTTTTTAGCAATGATTGACTCTAGGATATAGTTTGAGTCTATCCCATTTCTCTTAAAATTAAACAGTCAAAGTGTTCCCATACAATTTTTTatttaagagaaaagcatatattggaatcttttcctattaaaacttaaaaataagatttgaaaaaaaaaggcgCTGAAAATAAGAATTATTGGGAAGATTGATATGTGGCTCTCCAAAAAAATTTCCCTTTTTTATTTgttctcaattttttctttaaaatttatgCAACCAATTAGCATTAAAGATTTCTTTTAATAATGCAATTTGAGATGATGCTTATTTTTATAAGCAACACAATTTGGCATTCATAGGGCCACCAACTCCACAAATTGATGCTAAAAATTTGAGCAATGctaagaaaaataatattttttagaaattatcttttgaataatatattatcttgttaaaaaaattattatcaaataATTTTGAAAACTTTAATACAATAGTTATGttttgaataattttatttttgaagtttttattttaatgttatgtttctttgtttaatttttattaaataatatttttagagAGTATTTAGTATCTCTAGTATTATTTGTTATAtctcattattttttatattaagatCGAGAGTAAAATCAAAACATTACAATATAACACAGGGAGGTGAGACCTCAACCTGCAAGAACCAGAGTAGCAACTAGAGTATCATATAGACATAAAAAAGCAGAATAGGTAGATGTATAACAAAATATCTCTAAAGTAGCCTATAGACAAATATTTATAAACAGCAGGACAAAATATCAAAGTATCCACAGGTTACTGCAAGATGAAGTTTTGGCCCTCCACCCACGTAGTCCACCCAGCCGAGCCTTCCATCCAAACAACGTTTTTCCACTCTTGAATTTGGGCCAACATCTCCACCTGCTCATAGGGAGGATCCCTATTGTCTTTGATTTCTTTAGTGAGTTTCTTGAGAGCTTCCTCAAAGGAAGAAAGGTTTTCAGCACATCTCATCCACTCATAACCGCTCCTCATCTCATAAACAAACATAGTAGCAAATCCATCTTTTAGGAACCTCATAAGCTTGTCTCTATCGATGTCCATGACTCTAGACACCTGCACAacaatgttgtaaaaagtgagtctTCTAAAAGACCCAGTAAGGGTCCTGGTTCGATCCTGAAATTTGTCCTCATTCCTAATCTTCCAGATATACCAAAAAATGTTAGCAGAAAGAATAGACCAAAGAAGGTTGGCATCCTTTTTAATTCCTTGAATAAAACCAATAATGATCTCCATAATAGTAAGTGAGGAATCAAGAATCTAGACATCAACCAGATTTCTTTAGCAATAATACAATAAAAGAAGATATGCCTACTAGTGTCAGGAACTTTACAAATGGAGCAAACATCCATAGCATCTCTATCTTTTCTTAAAGGGAGCCTATCAATTAATAACAACCATATAAAGCATTTAATTTTAGGAGCAATGGGAGATTTTCAAAGATTGTTAAGAGCAGATTGCCAAAAGGAGACATCCAACCTATAATACCAAAGGTGATTAAGATGGTCCACAATAGAGTCATCAAAAGTAAGAACAGAGTAGATATCACGAGCTTTAATTTTGTGAAGAGGAGTCCCCCCATGCCAACTGAAAGTAAGGAAACTATGGGAGTCAACCATACAGATTTTAGGAAGATCAAGAATGGCACAAGCCATCTGGAGAAATTTATAAGTTCTTTTCTAGGACTTAGGGAGGTTAAACTTGCTACTAATATCTTCCCAGGGGATAAGCACGTCTTCCTCCAAGATATCCATGAAGTATGTGATGGCCTTTTGGGCCCAAAGTCTAGTCAAGCAACCCCTGGTTAGAGCAAGAGGCTTAGAAGAGTGAAGAAGGTTCCAACAGATGGACCTTTCACCATAAATTAGATCGTTGGTGAAAAAATCAGTTTTGATCAAAGACCCCCTAACAAATTCCCAGGCTTTCCATATAGTTTTGAAAACAGAGGTGCCTTGGAAAGAGACAGGGAATTTGCTAGCCACAATGTCAGCGAAGGGTAGAGATTTCCAAGATTTAGTATGCTTCGGAACAACATTCACAATATTGTTCCTAACCAGGATCTTCTAGGGCTCCTGACCATCAAGGGCATGTAAAATCCATTTAGCAGCAAGGGATATCCTCTGCATTCTAAGGTCTTTAAGCCCAAGACCACTAAGTTTCTTCTCCATAGAGCACCATTTTCATTTAACAACGTGCTTCTTTTCCCCCCCTTGCCATCAGACCACAAAAAATGTCTGATGAGTTTCAAAGACCTGATAGTTGTTGAACATCCAAGCCGAAGATTAGTAGATGTTGTAAGAGGAGAGGATCTTTTGGCAAACTTGCACCCGACCAGCAAGGGAGAGAAATTTGTTGTTCCACTTGATAAACTTTTTGTCAATCCTTTCCCTAACCCAAAGCCACATGTCTTTGAGAGAGGGAGAAACAGAGAAGGGTATACCTAGGTACCTAGCGATTTTGTTAGGGCCACCCCATTGGTACCCAAGCTGAAGGACCCAGTCAGGCGACTCTTCTTGCCACCCAAGAAGGAAAGACTTAGCCTGAGAAATCCGAGCACCAGAGATATCaccaaagaattttaatttttgatCAAGAGCCTCAAAATTCTGCTTGGTGAGTTCAAGGAAAAGAGAGGTATCGTCAGCAAACTGGATGTTTAAGAGTTGAGACTCAGCAGGAAGCCTCAAACCTTTAACACTGGGAGAGATTGAATCATCCCTAAGAAGATAAAAAAAGGGCATCAGAAGCAATCACAAAAAGTGTAGGGGCTAGGGGGCAGCCCTACCTGATAGACCGAGTAAGCATCATAGGAGAGGAGAGGGAGCCATTGACTTCAATAAGAGCAGAGGCATCTTTAAAGAGAACTTTAACAATGTCACAAAATTCCTTAGGGAAACCAAACGCATCTAGCATCATGAGGATAAAGTCcaattcaaccctatcataggccttctcGTAGTCAGGGAGGAACATGGCAGATTCCTGCCCAGGGGTTTTAGCCCACTCCATGGCCTCCTAGCTAGTAATCAAGTTTTCGAGAATATACCTACCCTTAATGAACCTAGTTTGAGTCgagttgtagtacccctcctcaatcaatctcttttgtatgtttttagttacttcagtgactgttctgtggaacattattgtattttgattcggatattatacgatgttatttcatactttatctggatttatggtgtatgattttatgcagtatttcaatgcttatgagtaatgttattttttatggatcattatcaaggactgacacttttcccttattgggatgcattatttatatgttgcgtgtttgcaagtgtattgggatgcgaggggatgatttttcttcactcactccgatgagatagggaacgtcacgattctccttcatcagtgtgtttaCCATGTCTGTATGTATAttttctatatgcatgtgtggttctttggtgtaggacattgtaggtacaagtaccgggtaggtacggggtatcgactccacttggtttcacaggtctgagtgtgccttatatatatccgatgggagtggaggagatagttgttgtaccctagcttgactgtAGTTACACTCGTGtaagtgttgtcagtcggttgtgtttccccaTCTGGCTATTATGTGTGTCAtgatgccttggtttggtcatttgagagtcgtcatttgatctgtcttggttttgcatgtttctgtttatttaaatggttatttaatttaaatggatgataatatcttgtgttggcataatcatttaatgattatgctctgtgattattgatttattaaattgatgaattgctagattaaatggttaaatggcttaatttattgtgtaaagttgcattgatatttttgtgaaataaataaattgcctagccatttaaaaaggttaaatacttgtgttgaaggaagtatttatggaaaaagaaataaataaaagcttccctttttatttttccattttggcctttttaatttaatcattggaaagaattattatttttgggaaagaaataaatctgattgccttttagttttaaaaatatttaaatatgattggatgaaataactttaacctagaagcttaggttaaaagatattttgggcatccATTATGGGGATTCACGAcaagagaagaagaggaattttcgGAGAGAAGTAAAGAATTCTAgaaaacttcctggaggagctggAGATTCAAACTGGGTTGTAAGACTGGTGTTCCTTCATTTCCTTGCTTGCCTTTTCTTCAGGTTGGATAatctattttgatgttttgatttgatcttgtATATTTCAGTTTTCTTCCTGTGTGATTAAAAAAAGAAATCTgcctgtagattctttttggaatgttgaaatggaagaaagattgcctgATAGAGTTGATATTGTGATGCTTTTAGCATATGGTTGCATTTAGGAAAGGAATTGTTCATATCTTCCTTGTTGTGTGTTAATTGTTCATTGCAAACAACTTCTGGATTTACCTCTTGTTTGGAAGAAAGTATTTTAGATTGGGTTGTTGATTGCATCCTTGCTCCTTACTATCAAGAGTTTGCTAGCCATTCTTtctagtgtgtttatttcaccatttaccttatcggtaacttttccttgaaattttggaaattggcactgtatgtgtgtgctcgtgaaataattctggaaatggaatatcccttgtggttattgattttgtgtCTTTTTGGTTTTAGAATGCTTGGAGGCATGTTTCTTGTGCCTCTCTTGTGGACTTTACCACTCTCGTGATGGGCTTGCCTCATCACGTGGGTCGATAGTGTCTGCTACCCATAGGTAGCAGAACTACCGGTCGACAGTaccgctaccggttggtagtgggtACTACCGGTCGGCAGTACCGCTatcggttggtagcagtgctaccggttggtagtggcaGCCACCAGTCGGTAGGGTTGTTACCCGTTGTAGCAACACTACCGGTAGGTAGTGTCTGTTGCCCCGACAACAGCACAATCGCAGGTTGGTTTGACCCCCACTTAGCTTTGAGCCCTCACCAGTCTCCATACTTGTTAGtgctaagaacttaaattttataaatggaatgtttaaagtggtattgtgtgatgtaatgtgattttcatgtgatttttattatgtggttaataaatttatcaatgaaaattaaggcatgaattagagattcaaattggtagttttggatatattctgaaaatgatttaaatgcctATTCGAATTCATTTTATAACTGGttgaatgtataatgtggatttcaTTTTTGATGGAacattgatttgggaattgaataatgtgactattgcaagagtgttttatttcatttttttcaatcaatgatgttgcaagtgcttatgatgtatttagctatccttgcaagtgtttattgtgatattttggtcggTGGTTCaatcatcctgtggtggtgtaatcGGTACCTTTGACtaagagatatatgttggcttcatcatctaaaccatgtagtgtctttgccttatggttagtcaagagtcagtatgtccttgtttcaccacttgtttctgatagtggtgttatggttgtcttcttcgccatagggtcctcagggagtgaccatgcttgtgtagtgtcctttgagagagtggctttcgcttgggggttgcacccagagtggtaggtattacgacccagcaaaagtcagataataactggtaatctaatgaattgattaggtgggtagtatcataacattaataaagataattgtacctcgtgcataggcgAGTGCTAGTACGGGGctcattgtgagattttgccaagatcaagaggcaatggaaagcacaaataagagagaacaaaataaatgatagaaataaactgtattctatcaagatgaaaaatatgatcaactggatcattaagcattacatacaatgaatataagtctGCTTATAcaagcaaggctatatggatatgtgagcacacaaacatgacatgtggctcaataagaaacaagggtaggtaggaaataggtgtgggtaggtacgagaaataatataatagtccacatgaggtggatcacccactgaatgtggagtgtaacaacaagatcaataccataaaaggtggaaattctcctacacacactatcccaatgtggcacaaacacccaagtgtctcatacccaaactactatgaaatgcatttcctaagtaaacttaagtatagtgtaataatatccatcatgaataattatttacaccaacacccccccttaagtgaaacttagggtaatgcgcttaagtctacaatgcaactaagcaatgcaagatggctcccagctacaaggccatgttaggtacccatgaacaaatgcaaatgcatgcaaaccaatgcaatgaaatctctcacaaagtggggaaagagagaaaaacccaatgggaa encodes:
- the LOC131071530 gene encoding protein RESPONSE TO LOW SULFUR 2, whose translation is MAPALAFSQPSIVTPSPYKKKSAKDDLNAAIERSEIEALRSENMKLQRKLEESQRYEAELMADLEKMRMRLLKTEEAEERLCSQLGELEADSVLQARNYNHQINALKQELAQMQALLAQFQRNC